The Oligoflexus sp. DNA window AACGACAACACCAAAGGCGAGAAGATCGAAGTCGTTCCCGATCCGAAAAAACCTCTCTGCGCGATGGCGTTCAAGATCACGGACGAAAACTTCGGCCAGTTGACTTATACCCGTATCTATCAGGGTACTTTGAAGAAGGGCGAGAGCTACTTCAACCCACGTATGGGCAAGACCCAGCGCGTGGGCCGTCTTGTGCGTATGCATGCGAACGATCGCGAAGACGTGAACATGGCTGAAGCCGGCGATATCATCGCTATGGTCGGTGTGGAGTGCGCGTCCGGTGATACTTACTGTGACGAAGGCATCAACGTCACCATGGAAAGCATGTTCGTTCCCGAGCCCGTGATCGAACTCGCCATCAAGCCTGCCAAGCAGGAAGATCTGGTGAAGATGTCGAAAGCTCTGAACCGCTTCATGAAAGAAGATCCGACCTTCCGCGTGAGCGTGGATAAGGAATCGAACGAAACCCGTATCGCAGGTATGGGCGAGCTTCACCTTGAAATCTACGTCGAGCGTATGAAGCGTGAATATAAGGCGAACGTGATCGTCGGTCAGCCGAAGGTTAACTACCGTGAAGCTCCGACTCAAAAAGCCGACTTCGATTACAAACATAAGAAGCAGACCGGTGGTTCGGGTCAGTACGGTCACGTTGTGGGAACCCTGCACGTGAACGAAGCTCCGAAGTCCGAGGATGATTCGCATGAATTCCTGAACGCCACCGTCGGTGGTTCGATTCCCAAGGAATTCATCCCAGGCGTTGAAAAAGGTTACCGCGAAGTTCTGGACAAAGGTCCTTTGGCCGGCTTCAAAGTGATCAACACCAAGTTCGAATTGAAAGAGGGTACCTATCACCCCGTCGACTCTTCCGAGATGGCGTTCAAGATCGCAGCGCGTCAGGCGTTCAAGCAGGCGTTCCTGGAATCGAAGCCTGTGATCCTCGAGCCTATCATGAAGGTCGAAGCGGAAACCCCGATGGAATTCCAAGGTACCGTGCAGGGTGACCTTTCGTCCCGCCGCGGTATGCTCCTCGGTTCGGATATGCGCGACGAATACGCCGTTATCCTCGCCGAAGTTCCGCTGGGAGAGATGTTCGGTTATTCGACTGACCTTCGCTCGAAGACTCAAGGTAAAGCGACCTTCTCCATGGAATTCGCTTGCTACCGTCCAGTTCCTTCCTCGATCCAGGAGCAACTGGTCAAGAAGTTCCGCGAAGAGCAGGCTAAAGGTGGCAAAAAAGACGACGAATAATCGTCTTAAGCAACATGCTGTTATCAGGGGCTCCGCAAGGGGCCCTTTTCATTTTCACCAAAGCGCCGAAACCCTCGCATCATTCAGCTCCGTAAGAATCTGCCGATACCTAAGCATCGCGCAGGAGGCGCTCTTATGGAAAAGAAACCAAAGCAAACTCGTTTACGTCTGGTGACGACGGACGAGACGAAAACTGAACCGACGATCAAAGACGAGCTACAGGAAAACGCACAGCCGCGCAGTAAATTCGCGCAGCAGATGAACAGTTTTGCTGATGATCTTGATCGAATGATTGAATCTATTCTGCGATCTTAAGACCGCGGAGCGGAGGCCTGGCTTCGTTTTCCGCTGGTTAAGATTTCTTAACTCCATTTCTACATGGAATTATCCAACCTTTTCCTCTGATTTTTCACTGCTCCTTCCGCTTGCTATCACGAAATCTTATACTGACAAGTGAGCACGTGCGAAACGCTCCTATCATCAACGTTGGAGTTTCCCATTTATCCCAGGCTTCACAGCGCGATCAAAAAGCTGCTCCTTATCAGTATCCTGGCCAGTACCTCTGCAGCTCAGGCTGTGCAAGGTCCCAGAACGCTGACCATAGGTTCGCCTATGAACAGTCCTCCCTTTGTTTATGAAGGGGAAGGACACGGTATTGAAATGGATCTGGTGGGCACGATCATCAAAAAGATGGGCTATGGAATTGCGTGGCGTCATCTGCCGCCCAAACGCATCCGGCATCAGGTCGCCCAGGGTGAAATCCATATGGGAATAAGGTCGCGGGCTCAGGCGGGGGACAAGCTCTACTATAGTAAACCCTACATTCATTTTCAGAACGTCGCGATCGCGATCGATCCCAAGGTTCAGGTCACGTCCATCCAGGATCTTTCCAAGTTCAACGTGGTCGCCTTTCAAAATGCCCGCGAAGTCCTGGGGAGCGATTACGCCAAATCTGTCGCAAAATGCGCCGTCTACATGGAAATGCCGAATCAGATGAAGCAGATCGAAACCCTGTTCCGCCGCCGTTCCCAGGTCATTGTTTTGGAGAAACAGATTTTCCAGCACTTCCGTCCGCAGTTCGATCAAAAAAGCGAAGTGAAATTTTTTGAAATCTTTCCCGCCACGCCCTATTCCGCGGTCTTTGCCGATAAAAATTTGCGCGATGAATTCGATAAGACCCTGCAGGCCCATCTTTCAAGCGTTGGGACGAAAAAGAATTAAGGCGCGCGGGTCAGGCAGGATACTGTGCGATTCTGCGTGTTGAACTTTACCGTACCGACGATTTCACGGCTGCTGCTCTGCACCAACCAGGATCCGTCCGGGCCAGGCTCAAGGCTGAAGGCGGACAGATTGCAAAGCCGCTCCGCCAGAACCCGGCGAATGTCGGATCGCAAAGCGCTGCCTTCCCAGGCTCCATAGACCGCAAATTCCGGCTGGCTACAGGGCAAGGGGCTATCCACGGCACAGGTAAACGACGTGCGGGTTTTTTCGGGAATGGGAAGGATGGCCGTGAAGGTGGTCACGACCTGATTCATGGCGTCAAGGCTGATACAGGCGCCCGAGCAGTCATGATCCGAGGCGGCACATTCCGCGTCGCTCGCTCCAAAGCGATGCTCCTGACCGGAACGATCGACGAGAATCAGAAAACGTCCACCATAACCACCATCCACAGCTCCATAGGGATTGCAGCGCGGCACCTGGCGCACGCGAGCATCGCCGAGGCGAGCCAGAAATTCCTCCTGGACCCTGGCTGGCAAGGCGCTGGTATTTTGAATGAGGATCGGTTCGTTGGGAGTGAAGGGCACAGGATCAAAGCGCCGCTCGACCTCAAGTCCCGAGGATTGAAGGTCAAGTCGGAAGGTCAGGGTATCGGTGATGACAAAGCCGTCTTCGAAGAGTTCAAGCAGCCGTAGACTTTTGCTGTGCTTGAGAACGGGCCGCAGATCGGTAGCCCTGGCATCCAGGCCGGATGGATCCCATTCCTCAGGAACGGAAGGGCCGCGTCGATGCTTGCAGGACGTAAGGGAGCCAAGGCTCAGAGCCAGAGTCACGAGTGCCGCTCGTTTCACCCATTCACGGTTTGCGCGCGACGCTCCCAATTCCGATCCGCCTGTGTCTCATAGATGTTTTTCTGAAGACTGGACAGTTCATGCGCGAGTTCCAGGGTGGGCTGCTCCAGCTGCTGCAGCAGAACCCGGGCCATACCCTTCCAATCGGAATTCGATTCCGCCACCTGGATGGCTCGATGCGATTTCTCTATGGTCTCCCGCATGGAATTGACGTTGGTGATATCAATGCGGCGATCGATCAGGATCAGAATGTGATCCAGGAGTTCGATCGTCAGCCGCACATCCTCGATCACAGCACGCGCTTCCGCACTCAGACGCGGGCCCTTGTATTCCCAAAGGTGGACCGCGACCGGCTTCAGATTCCGGCCGATGGCTGTGCTCAGATTCCGCAGGGCATCTATGGTCTGGATGCAGATTTCCATCGGCGAATCTATTTTGCAGCGCATATCGGATTCCGGCGTCAGCGGCAAGGCCGGTACGCGCAGGACATCGTCATGGCCAAGGTCAATGTCACGACCATCCAGCGTAATCCGCGTGATGGTGTGATCAGGCCGGACCAGATGCTGCTCTATCCACGCAACGGCGTCCGACAGATTTTGAATCGGGACCGGTACCGGGATCTTTTTGCCGTTGATCAGCAGCTTTTTAAGCATAAGACTCTCAACCGTTGGATGTCGTCAGCTTAGTTTTTTGCTGTTCGAATTCCGTGCTCGCCTGTTTGGCAAGGGCAGCGGCGCGCTTGTCGCGAGGATCCGCGTCCAGGATCTGCTTCATGAGGCCCAGGCACTCGCTGTAGCGGCCCATTTTGAAGATGATGCCGCCGAGCGTATAGATGAAGTTGTAATCGTTGGGATGAATCTGCAGGTAGCGGCGGATGGCTTTTTCAGCCTCCCCATATGATTCGCTCTCATGCGAGATACGAACCAGCGAGTAAAGCGCTGCGGTATTCTCGGGATTGATCGAAAGGGCCTTCACGATCCAGCGGCTGGCTTCGCGCAGCTCGTTCATACCCTGGAATGCGAGTCCAAGGCCGAGGTTCGCCATTTCATCATCAGGAGCAAGGCTGACCGCTTTCTGGAAGTGAAGGACGGCGATGTCGTTGCTGTTCTTCATCAGACCGACCGTGCCGAGTCCCACGTAGACCCGCGGGGAGTATGGATCGAGGTCGGCTCCATGCATGTAGGCGTCTTTCGCGCCATCAATATCACCGAGCTTCGCGAAGCAATCCCCGATCAGGCGATAAAGGTTCGCGCGGTGATGAACCGGAACTTCGTCCATTTTGAAGACGGTTTCGATGGCATCGACGGCTTCGATATACTGCTTGCTTCTGACCTTGGCTTCGATTTCGAGGATGCGATGATCGAGGCTGCTCAGGTCTTCGCTCGTGGTCGGCTCGACGAAGCGGCTCAGAATGTCGAGCATGCTGGAGCGGACGCGTTCCGGGGTGAAGCGCTTGCTGGCTTCGCTCAGATTCTTTTGCACGATATCATGCACGATCGAAGGATTCGACCGCATCTTATGGATGGCTTTGGCCAGGCTGATCGGGGACGACGCGCAGAAATCAACGCGATGCTTGCCGCAGTATTCTTCGATCAGGGCATGACGGGCCGCGATCACGGGAATACCCTGGGTCATGGCGCTGACGAGGCGATAGGGGTCGCCTTCCAGACGGTCACGCGAAGCGATCGGTGAAATATAGATCGCGTCGGTAGCTTGGTGGATGGCCCGGATGCTGTCGCGGCCCGGGGCATAGTAAAGCGTGCAGTTATCAATACCCATATTCACGAAGAGTTCGCGCAATTCGGTGGCATAGGAACCGACGCCGCAGAAGACGATACGGAGCTTCGATTTCAGACTGGGTTCGCGCATGATCAGAAGACGGGCGGCGCTGGCAAGATCGGCCAGTCCTTCTTCCCATTCCATCTGTCCGAGGTAGCTGATCATGAGGTCGCTCTCGGCGATTCCGAGGCTGGCGCGCGCCTTGGCACGACCGGCTGGGCTGCGATCCACACGGGCTTCCACCCAGGTGCCCATTTCCATGATGCGATCGGCATGCACGCCTTCAAGTTCAAGGGTGCTGCGTGCGGCCTTGGATTGAACGAGGAAACCATCGGCGCCGTTGGTGATTTCGGTGCGGATGGTCCGCATCTGATCCACATCATGCGCCGGGAAAGGCACGAGGTTATCAACCCAGACCAGAAGGCGGAATTTATGCCTCCAGCGGGCTTTCAGGGCTTGGTAAGCGTAAAGGCCCAGGCGTTCCTTCACGATCACGATATCGAAGCTGCTCAGCACTTTTTCAAGGCTCGGCAGAAACGTAGGATTGTCATCATGGTCGCGCAGGACCACGCAGGTCAGATCCTGGAAGTACGAAGTCTGGGTCAGGTAACCGCAGATCGACTCCGAGCTGATGACCTGCACTTCGAAAGCGTCGGTCAAGAGGCGAAACTGATCAACCTCTTCGACGCTGGGCAAGCTACCCAGAACCAGGGCTACCTTTTTCTTCAACTCACCCATCGAACGCCTCCGAATCTATACCGATTTTTGAAAGCCTGCCTCTTCATGAACACCCGAATAAAACTTGCCGATCTTGGCTCGGTGCTGGCTGATTTTCACGAGTTTCTCGCCCAAACGTTCCTTCGCTTTTTCGATCCCTTGCCTTAGGCTCTGCTCGACATTCTGCAGGTGCATACCCAGGCATTGCAATTCAGGATCGGCGAGGTAATCCGTGCGATGGACCCGAACCATATGGTCCGCGGCCCGGAAGTTATGGAAGGCGGCATTACGCCAACGCATGGCGGAATCGAAGCTGTTCCAATCTTCTGACACAAGGGCCGCAAGTGCCGCTTCCGATCGCGCCAGATAGATTTCCAGAATCTTCTTGATGCGGTGAAGTTCAGCTTCCATGACAGCCTCAATGCTCTGCATATCTTCATTGTATGGGACGCGGCTTTTCAGTGTCAATGCAGCTGGGATACCGGTTCCCCGCTAAACAAGGGGATAAACCATTGCGAAGATTAATGTTTTCTCCCCGTCCTCATGCTCATGACCAAATTTACCGATAGGCCTCTAATGCATTCAGACGAGGTCAGGTCATGAAGCGGATAGGAAAAACGTCCTGCGGTTTTCTGTTGTTATTGAGCAGTCTGACGAGTTGCAACGGCAAAGGTTTCAAGGGTGGAACGGCTTCCGATGAAGCGCCCTCGGCCGAAGCCATCCCCCAAAATCCCGAATCCATCCCCATATCAGCCAATACCGTTATGGAAACGGTGATCGAGACGAGCAGCTCGCAGATTCAGGTCGCGGCCTGTCGCGAAAAGCTGAACTACGATCCCAGTCAGATTCTTTGTTCTTTGAAACAAAATGATAAGAAAACGGTGTGGGATGTGACACCTCCCTGGATCGACCGGGTCAATTCCCTGAAAAATCGTGCGGCCGCCTGGATATCACCCCTGGCCGCCGTGGACAATGCCAATGCCAGCATCATGTGCCCCTTCGTTCCCGAGAGCGATCGGCTGATCTTTGTCAGCAATTTTACGCTGGCCGAAGACACGGACATCACTCTGGAAGCTGTGATTGATGATACCGGCAGCGTGCGCCTCTGGAAGGATGCCGACTCCAAGCAGCAGGTCTATATTTCCGCGAATGCGCCGAAGGTTGATGGCGCGATCCGCCTGAGCAAAGGATTTTATAGTATCGTGGCGGATGGAGTGGATGTGGGGAAAGCTGCCACGGGCATGATCATGACCATCTTCAATGCCCAGGGGGGCATCGTTCGCCAGACCGAGGCCTCGGCCAAGGACTGGTGCATTTTCCGGGTCAAAGCGGATACGGACGTCACAAATTTTGTGAATGCCGCCTCGCTTTGCCGGTCCTGCATGGTGGGAAATCGGGCCACCGGCCCTTAACCGCCGCTGCCTTCAAAAGCCGGGCGGGCAATGGAGCCGCTGATCTTGTAGTTCAGCTGCCCTTCACTGCCACCTACGACGCTCAAAATAAAACCGAAGTTATCTTTCAGCGTCCCCTCAAGCTTTAGGGGTATGGTGATGTCGAGTATGGAGTTCTGGAAAGGATTCTTCAGACTCACCACGCCGCGCACATCCGTTTTGATCTCCTGCGTTTCAAACCCGGACTTGTTATCTATCTGCAGGCGCCCGCCCTTCAGCGAGGCCTTGACTATGGCGCGTTTGAAGTTCTGCTTGGCCACCACGAGAGTCGGGTTGGCAAGATCCAGGCTGGCCTTGTCGATCCTGAGCTCCACATCACCCGACGATTGCAGCGGGTCGTCGATCGCCAGTTTGATTTCGCTCTGACCGCTTAAATTCCCCTGGAAAATAAGCTGGACCAGAAGGTCCTTGATCATATCGTTCGCGGTCTTGGCGGAATGAGCCAGAGCCACGTTCACGATCCCGCCCAGTTCAAAGTCCTTGGCTTCGAGCGAGATATGCTTCGGCACATAATTCTTATCCACCAGCAGCTGCCAGAGGCCCCAGGATGCGCTGGTATCGAGCGTCCCATTGTTCCGGCTCACGAGCTCGACATTGACCTTGGCCTGGCCAATGAAAAGATTCAGGAGTGAAACCGAAGCGTCCATGCTCTTGAGTTCCATCTGCGCGCTGCCATCCGCTGTGGAGATGCGCACGCCGCTGGCATCCACGCCGACCAGGAACGATGGCCCCATTTCCTTGACCCGCACGGTGAAGCCGGTAGCCTGGGAAATCTCGGACACGATGGCCTCTTTCAGCACCCCATAAGGGAAGGTGAAGAGGAAAAAGATCAAAAAGCCCAGAAAGAAGAGAAGGACGTACCAGGCGGCGTTAAAGACCTTCCGCGTTTGTTCGGTCACCTCGGACACTGGTTACCCCCCTGTTTTGTAAGCAATGACTTTCGCGCTGGTCTCGAAGAACAGGCGATCGCCATAACGCGTGCGGATTTGCAGACTGTGCACGTTCAGGCTGCCGTTGGATTTTTCCACTTCCTCCATGAACTTTAAAAGACGCGGCAGGGAAACCTTCGGCAGCTTGAATTCAACCTGGGTGTAACGGAAGTCCGCGGCCAGCGGACTCTCTGCGGGAATTTCCGTGTCCTGGGAACGCAGGTCGGCGATCTGCACCCCGACCTGATTGGCTTTGCTTTCAAAGAATGGCTTCGGTTTGAACTCCGCAGCGCTGCGGCTGACAGCGGATTTCAATTCCTGATAGCGCTTCAGCTCCTGCTCATAGGTCGAGCTCAAGGAACGCACTTCCGTCAGAGCATCGAAGCTGGCATTGAGTTCATCTTCCAGCGCATTGATCCGGGTATAATAGATCGTAAAAGCACCAAGCACGAAGACGAGCAGCATGCCGACCACACCAGCGAGGACGCCGGTCTGATGCTCGGGAGACAGTTTATAGAAACTGTCCATGAGGAAGTCGATGCGCTCATTGTTGGCTCCGAAGAGCGAACGGCGAACCCGGTCGACTCCACGAGCGACCAGAGATTGAATGGAATCACGAACGTTCTGCAAAGCGCTCATAGTTTGGCCGCCTCACTGTTGGGATGAACATATTCAGCCTGGATGGTGAACTCGATGACCTGGCCGTTGGAACCGGGCTTGGCGCCGGAGCTTTTCTCTTCCACCTTGCGGAGCGACTTGGCCTTGCCCAGGGCCTCGATGATGGCCGACTGCGAGGCGAAGTTATCCGTTTCCGCCCGCATGGTCAGCTTGCCAACGCCGGGCTGCGTCGTGCGGAAGTCAAATTCAGTCACATCAATCTTGGTGGTCTTGGGAATGACTTCGCTGATTTCCTTCAGTACGCGGAGCGGTCCGCTCTCGCTGTTCGCCAGCATGAATTCGGACACGGCGGCCTGCTTATCCCGTATCCCGCCCCGCAGCTTATTCTCAGCATCAGAACGAAGCTTTTTGAAGGTGATGTTCTTGTCCGAATACTTTTTCTTAAGCTCGGGGAAGTTCGTCAGGAACTCCTGAACATACTGCTCCTTCACCTTCTCGATCTGCTGATTATAGAAGTAGTACTTCACGATATAGGTGAACATCAGAAGGACAAGGACCAGCGAGATCACCTTGAAGGCCTGGGTCACCCCCTTCATGATGTATTCGTAGTTCTGAACGTAGGCGAATTCACCGCGGCGCAGGTTGATCTGCGAATGCTTCTTCAGGTTCGTGACCGCACGCAGACCGATCGCCAAACTCTGGGGCAGGATTTCCTGCTTGCTTTCCAGGGCGGCGTTGATGCTGATGTTGGTCTTGGTGATATCGAACTTTTCAAAATTGAGTTCGAGCTGATCGGTCAGGAAGCGATCAAAGTGCTTCAGCTTCGAGGTTCCGCCGGTCAGGATCACCCGATTGATGGGCTCCTTGTCCCAGGTTTTATAAGCATAGAAGGTGCGACCGAGTTCCTTGACGATCGCATGCGCGGCCAGCGTGGTGCGTTCGGCGATGCGTTTTTCACGCTCGCTCATGTCCTCGCCGCGATAGTTGGTGTGAAAGACCGCGCTGACTTCATGCTTGGCGCGCTGCGCTTCATGGAAGCTGCATTCGAGGTCGCGGGCCAGGAAGTCCGTGATATAGCGGCCGCCGAGGTTGATCGAGCGGAACATCCGAAGGACGCCGCCCTTGATGATACAGACCGAGGTCTTTTCATTGCCGACATCGACCAGGGCATAGCACTCATTTTCCTGGGCCACGATGGTCGGACACAGGTTATAGAAGGCCAGACTGTCAACGTCGACCAGTTTCGGGTCGATATTCACCCGGCTCAAAAGGTCGAGGAAGTTCCGCAGGAAAGCCTTACGAGTCATGACGGCCAGGGCCATGGTCTGACCCTTGGAATGACCGAGGATCTGATGATCGACGATCATGTCTTCCATGTTGAACGGAACATATTCTTCGAGTTCGACCGCGATCGACTGCTGGATCTTGCGCGGGTCCGAGAAGGCGAAGGGGATCACGCGGGAGGATATGAACTGGCCCGGCATGGCGGTGATAATACGGTCAGCCGTCAGATTGTGTTCCTGGAACAGCTGCTCCATGCAGATCGGCACGATCGCGTCGAGGGGCACACCATCCAGATTGGGAATGACCGTCTCATAGAAGTTCACGACTTCGTAGGACTTGAAGGTATTGACAATCTCGATGGCTTTGATCGAATAACTGCCGATGTCGAGGCCTATGACTTTTTGCATAGAAGCGTTTCCGTCCTGGTCGCTGGCAAAATAAAGAGAACGGGGGTGACCGTGGTTCCCCCCCTATCCATTCTATAACATTTTCCAGTAAAGATAGCGGTAGGCTGCCTTGTACTGAATTCTATTGTCGTCATCACCGGGCAGCTTCCGCTGCAGCACGAACTCCAGGTTCTTCACCTGCCCGAAAACTTCGGCCTGTACCTTAACCCGATAGAGATCGGACCGAAATGTGAATTTTTTTGCAATATCGTCATTTTCCGAGCAGAACGTGGTCTTCAGGAGATCCTGGACCTGTTCGGTGCTCCCCGCCGGCCCGTTTTCATCAATCTTGGCCTTGTAGAGCGCGGATTTGTCTGCACAGTCTGTCGTGGATTTGGGGAAAAGACAGCCCAGGAATTCCCGCGACGCCGTGTTGAAATTGATCAGCACGGGATTAACCTTGCCCTGCTGGGGCAGGGGATAGATCGTCAGGTAGGGCGAGAAGATTGTATGCATGTCGACATCCCAGCCTGGGATGACCCGCAGCTCGTCCAGCGTATCATAGGGCGCATTCTTGGCCTTCATCTTGGGCACGCGATCCGCGTACACATCATCCTCGCTGCTCTTGCCGGAATCCTCGGATGGCCTTTCGTCCTGGTCCGCCCAGTCGCGGATATAGGCCACGATCTCCGGGGCATTGACCTTCTTCTTGTCGAGGAATTCCTTCTCGGCCGGACAGCTCATGAGGGCCCGCAGCATGGTCGTCTGCACGAGGCCGGGGTTGCCCGACAGCTGATTGATATTCAGTTTCGAGGACTCGTCGGTAATGTTCAGCGTGAAATGCCCATCGAAGAGTTTCAGGGCATCGAGCACCTCGCTATCGGCGATCTTGCTCAGATCGAAGGCTTCCTGCATCTGGCCCGCCATTTCCAGGGAATCGGCGCCGATGGGAATGCCATTGAGCATGAAGGAAAAATCCCCAGGACCATCGGTCGCATTTCCGGCGCCGCCGGTGGCTGCTCCCAGTTCCACCTGCCCCAGGTCAACGGCAAGGTCGGCCATCAGAAGGAAGGTGGCGAGGTTGGCTCCGGATTTGGCCACGTACTCGGCTTTCAGATTATTGCGGCTGCCGGATGCAAGCTCGGCATCGACGGCGGAATTGACGATCATATCCGCGCTGAACAGCGCCATCAGCGTGATCATGAACATCACGACGATCATGGCGATGCCGCGGTCCCTGGGACTTTTCGGTCCCTCGGACGGCGATTCGCCAACCGGAAAACCCAGAAAGGTATTCGGCATCGAGAATGGTCGTGTGAAGCGCGGCTTTTTCAATTCATATCCCATCGCAAGGTTTTCGAACGTTCCTTTATTTCCTTCATGTCCACGGCCAGCGGAATCGAAACCACAGTGCGCAGCGTCGTGGTCGGATCGTTTTCCCCGTACTGGCTGGTTTCATCCTCCAGTTCGTTCGTATAGGCCTCGACCTCGACCTTCACCATGCGCGGCAGCGTATCGCGGAAATCGGTTTTGCTGGAGTTCCACTCCGTTTCCCACTTCATTCCATCCCAGGGCTGAATGCGCAGGGATTTGATGTTCTTGGCCAGGATCACCATCGGGACGTCGTCTTCGAAGTTCGTGGGAATCGCCGATGTTTCCCCGCGGAAAAGATGAGGCCGCTGGTTATCCTTGTCTTTTTCAATCCGATACACGACGAAAGTCTGATCGGATTCATGAGCGCTGGCTATGCGCGGTTTATGGGTCAAGGTCGTGAGCTTCAGTTCGCTGTTATTGTCCCACTGCCTGATATAAAAAAGCGATTTGGTGGAACGGGTAATGGCCGCGCCCTGATACTCGGAGCGCTTATTGTTCAGAACAAATGCGTGCTGGATGTCTTCGGTGATTCTTTGCATCGCGATGGCGAGGCGGTGGTTGACCTTGGACCTTTGCGAAAGTTCCAGGCGCATGTCCACGCCATTGGTCAGTAGGCTGCTCGTGGCGATGGTCATAACCAGAAGAAGAGCGATCGAGATGATGATCTCAAGGAGGGTCATCCCGGATTCATCGCTGATCTTTAATCTTTTGTCCTGTCCCAATCGCACTGTGCATCCTGTTTTTGTCTTCGGTCATCAGTATCGCAGTTTTAGCATGAGAACCTGCTGAAACCTTAGGGTCCGGGTGCTCCGCCCGGGTTCGGCATGCCGCCGGGATTGGGGTTTCCGACTGGGGTCGGCGTCGCGGTCGGCGGCTGTGGGGGCCCTGAAATCAAGGTTCCATCCGCGGCGAGAATCGATCCATCGCGCCTGCGGACTGTTCCATCCGCACGGATACAACCTCCGCCATCCAGGGGCCGTCCGCCTTCACCATCGATCGAACCGCAGGTGGGGCTGGTCAGCGCCGCGTATTCCTTATTGGGATTCGCACCGGTCATTTTCTGAATCACGCCATCGAAGACGGATTTTTTCGAAATGAGATATTCATCCAGGGCTTTGGTGTTGGTCAGAAGATAGGTGAGGCTCACCTTATCCCGTCGGGCTCCATCGGGCCAGCTGACTTCCACATAAGCCACCTTCATGATGTGACCTTTGAAAATCTGATCGAGGATCGCATCCATACCGGGAATGCCAGCCGCAGCCGGATCCTTTTCCTCTTTGGTGGGATCGTTCTCGTCCTCTTTATCCTTCATGCCGCCGTTCAAAAGGAAGTCGAAGAGCGGGAACTTCCATTCCTTGATCTCGACGCTGTAGGTGTAATCAAAGTCGGTGTCCCGATCGAGGCCTTCGAACTTCCTGTCTTTCTCTGTCGTGGTGGTTTCAAGCTCTTTGAGATCCATGGTCTGATAATTATATTCGACCTGGGCCATGATGCGTTTGGCCAGCCAGATGGCATCGTTGGAACGTCGGGCGTAGTCAACCTTATTGACGATATTCCCCTGCCCTCCCGCCATTTCCAGGGCGAAGGCCATGAGCAAACCAACGGCGACGATCGTTTCAAAGATGGTGAAACTCAGCTCGCGGGGATTTTTATTAACGAGCTCTTTCATCACGGGTTATATCCACCTCTTTAAAGCCAGATGAGATTTCCGCCATTCCTTCGTAGGGCTCGGTCACAAGAGTATAAGTGCGCTCATCATAGCGGGTCTTGTCGTCCGGATCAGCGGGCGCG harbors:
- the fusA gene encoding elongation factor G, whose product is MKLEKLRNIGISAHIDSGKTTLSERILYYAGKIHKIEDVKGGGDGATMDHMELEKERGITITSASTTVYWKDHMVNLIDTPGHVDFTVEVERSLRVLDGAVLVLCGVAGVQSQSITVDRQMKRYNVPALAFINKLDRAGGNPFKVTTALREKLGHNAVLMQHPIGAESNFQGVVDLITRKAIYNDGEKGDVIRVEDCPAELKDSVEKLRAEMLDKISIFNDEMTEMLLDEKEIPEDMIHATIKKAVHAKELTPVFMGTAFKNKGVQTLLDAVLRYLPSPLDRKYYGNDNTKGEKIEVVPDPKKPLCAMAFKITDENFGQLTYTRIYQGTLKKGESYFNPRMGKTQRVGRLVRMHANDREDVNMAEAGDIIAMVGVECASGDTYCDEGINVTMESMFVPEPVIELAIKPAKQEDLVKMSKALNRFMKEDPTFRVSVDKESNETRIAGMGELHLEIYVERMKREYKANVIVGQPKVNYREAPTQKADFDYKHKKQTGGSGQYGHVVGTLHVNEAPKSEDDSHEFLNATVGGSIPKEFIPGVEKGYREVLDKGPLAGFKVINTKFELKEGTYHPVDSSEMAFKIAARQAFKQAFLESKPVILEPIMKVEAETPMEFQGTVQGDLSSRRGMLLGSDMRDEYAVILAEVPLGEMFGYSTDLRSKTQGKATFSMEFACYRPVPSSIQEQLVKKFREEQAKGGKKDDE
- a CDS encoding substrate-binding periplasmic protein: MQGPRTLTIGSPMNSPPFVYEGEGHGIEMDLVGTIIKKMGYGIAWRHLPPKRIRHQVAQGEIHMGIRSRAQAGDKLYYSKPYIHFQNVAIAIDPKVQVTSIQDLSKFNVVAFQNAREVLGSDYAKSVAKCAVYMEMPNQMKQIETLFRRRSQVIVLEKQIFQHFRPQFDQKSEVKFFEIFPATPYSAVFADKNLRDEFDKTLQAHLSSVGTKKN
- a CDS encoding tetratricopeptide repeat protein codes for the protein MGELKKKVALVLGSLPSVEEVDQFRLLTDAFEVQVISSESICGYLTQTSYFQDLTCVVLRDHDDNPTFLPSLEKVLSSFDIVIVKERLGLYAYQALKARWRHKFRLLVWVDNLVPFPAHDVDQMRTIRTEITNGADGFLVQSKAARSTLELEGVHADRIMEMGTWVEARVDRSPAGRAKARASLGIAESDLMISYLGQMEWEEGLADLASAARLLIMREPSLKSKLRIVFCGVGSYATELRELFVNMGIDNCTLYYAPGRDSIRAIHQATDAIYISPIASRDRLEGDPYRLVSAMTQGIPVIAARHALIEEYCGKHRVDFCASSPISLAKAIHKMRSNPSIVHDIVQKNLSEASKRFTPERVRSSMLDILSRFVEPTTSEDLSSLDHRILEIEAKVRSKQYIEAVDAIETVFKMDEVPVHHRANLYRLIGDCFAKLGDIDGAKDAYMHGADLDPYSPRVYVGLGTVGLMKNSNDIAVLHFQKAVSLAPDDEMANLGLGLAFQGMNELREASRWIVKALSINPENTAALYSLVRISHESESYGEAEKAIRRYLQIHPNDYNFIYTLGGIIFKMGRYSECLGLMKQILDADPRDKRAAALAKQASTEFEQQKTKLTTSNG
- the gspN gene encoding type II secretion system protein GspN; this encodes MSEVTEQTRKVFNAAWYVLLFFLGFLIFFLFTFPYGVLKEAIVSEISQATGFTVRVKEMGPSFLVGVDASGVRISTADGSAQMELKSMDASVSLLNLFIGQAKVNVELVSRNNGTLDTSASWGLWQLLVDKNYVPKHISLEAKDFELGGIVNVALAHSAKTANDMIKDLLVQLIFQGNLSGQSEIKLAIDDPLQSSGDVELRIDKASLDLANPTLVVAKQNFKRAIVKASLKGGRLQIDNKSGFETQEIKTDVRGVVSLKNPFQNSILDITIPLKLEGTLKDNFGFILSVVGGSEGQLNYKISGSIARPAFEGSGG